A window from Zingiber officinale cultivar Zhangliang chromosome 7A, Zo_v1.1, whole genome shotgun sequence encodes these proteins:
- the LOC121999330 gene encoding pectate lyase-like: MDSKPRFLFSSLLFLTFFVTFAAAHIGQFDEYWKKKAELAEVKNRASYNPDPDSVTSHFNAEVHTESIDMEDDTANNTRRGLRGKRMNSKNEPCVATNPIDRCWRCRSDWSKNRKLMAKCAKGFGRHTTGGLDGRFYIVTNPADDDMVNPKKGTLRWGVIQDRPLWIVFASDMIIRLNEELIVNSNKTIDGRGYNVRIVGGASMMLQFIHNVIITNLHIHDIVPGDGGMIRDSETHYGFRTRSDGDGISIFGSSNIWIDHVSMANCGDGLIDAIMGSTAITISNSHFTQHNDVMLFGASDSYSGDAIMQITVAFNHFGRGLVQRMPRCRWGFVHVVNNDYTHWLMYAIGGSKNPTILSQGNRFIAPPNIFAKEVTKREYSPENIWKDWNWRSEGDLLMNGAVFVPSGVDPNTNSIDERDLIKAKPGTFVTRLTRYSGALDCVRGRPC; encoded by the exons ATGGATTCAAAGCCCaggtttctcttctcctctcttcttttcttAACCTTCTTTGTTACGTTCGCCGCCGCCCACATTGGCCAATTCGATGAATACTGGAAGAAGAAGGCTGAATTAGCCGAAGTTAAAAATCGAGCCTCCTACAACCCTGACCCGGACTCAGTCACCAGCCACTTCAATGCTGAAGTCCACAC GGAATCGATCGACATGGAGGATGACACGGCGAACAACACGAGAAGAGGTTTGCGCGGGAAGAGGATGAACAGTAAGAATGAGCCATGCGTGGCGACGAACCCGATCGACCGTTGCTGGCGGTGCCGCAGCGACTGGAGCAAGAACCGGAAGCTAATGGCCAAGTGCGCCAAGGGGTTCGGGCGGCACACGACCGGCGGGTTGGACGGGCGGTTCTACATCGTCACGAACCCGGCCGACGACGACATGGTGAACCCGAAGAAGGGGACGCTGCGGTGGGGCGTGATCCAGGACCGTCCGCTGTGGATCGTCTTCGCCAGCGACATGATCATCCGGCTCAACGAGGAGCTGATCGTGAACAGCAACAAGAccatcgacggtcgcggctacaACGTCCGGATCGTCGGCGGCGCCAGCATGATGCTCCAGTTCATCCACAACGTGATCATCACCAACCTCCACATCCACGACATCGTCCCCGGCGACGGCGGCATGATCCGCGACTCGGAGACGCACTACGGCTTCCGCACACGCAGCGACGGCGACGGCATCTCCATCTTCGGCTCCAGCAACATCTGGATCGACCACGTCTCCATGGCCAACTGCGGCGACGGCCTCATCGACGCCATCATGGGATCCACCGCCATCACCATCTCCAACTCCCACTTCACCCAGCACAacgat gtgATGCTGTTCGGGGCGAGCGATAGCTACTCAGGGGATGCGATCATGCAGATCACCGTCGCCTTCAACCACTTCGGGAGAGGACTCGTTCAGAGAATGCCAAG GTGCCGATGGGGTTTCGTGCACGTCGTGAACAACGACTACACGCACTGGTTGATGTACGCCATTGGCGGCAGCAAGAACCCTACCATTCTGAGCCAGGGCAATCGATTCATTGCTCCACCCAACATTTTCGCCAAGGAG GTGACAAAGAGAGAGTATTCTCCGGAGAACATATGGAAGGACTGGAACTGGAGATCAGAAGGTGACCTGTTGATGAACGGAGCAGTGTTTGTGCCATCAGGAGTGGATCCCAACACCAACTCAATCGACGAGAGAGATCTCATCAAGGCTAAGCCCGGCACCTTCGTGACCAGGCTCACCCGCTATTCCGGCGCGCTCGATTGCGTCCGCGGCCGGCCTTGTTAA
- the LOC122001296 gene encoding homeobox-leucine zipper protein HAT5-like isoform X2 — protein MEGPIKMEIIRHFLLVDAMDSIMLLFKFKRYYTSGSQFTMRSDETQGRYIKFDIYETDSDEFTPKLGKKRRLAIDQVRLLEKNFELENKLEPERKLQLANDLGLEPRQVAIWFQNRRARSKTKHLEKEYESLKSSYDTLKVDHDNLAKENEKLKSEVVFLTNKLLLKEEENFNSVNTMNALHSVDKDKTFGYGFLRPDHNPCSYELQAEDQAFWSWP, from the exons ATGGAAGGACCTATAAAAATGGAGATCATAAGGCACTTCTTGCTGGTGGATGCAATG GATTCCATCATGTTGCTGTTCAAGTTCA AACGATACTACACTTCAGGTTCACAGTTCACGATGAGATCCGATGAGACACAAGGAAGATATATCAAATTTGACATATACGAAACTGATTCGGATGAGTTCACTCCAAAATTGGGTAAAAAGAGGAGGCTGGCGATCGATCAAGTGCGGTTGCTCGAGAAGAACTTTGAACTGGAAAACAAGCTGGAGCCAGAGAGGAAACTGCAGCTGGCCAATGACCTCGGCCTGGAACCAAGACAGGTAGCCATATGGTTCCAGAATCGACGTGCTCGATCGAAGACCAAGCATCTCGAAAAGGAGTATGAATCCCTCAAGTCTAGCTACGACACGCTCAAGGTCGATCATGATAACCTGGCCAAGGAGAATGAGAAACTCAAGTCTGAGGTGGTTTTCCTCACCAACAAGCTTCTCTTGAAAGAGGAGGAGAACTTCAACTCTGTCAACACCATGAATGCCCTCCATTCGGTCGACAAGGATAAGACTTTTGGTTATGGCTTCCTCAGGCCAGATCACAATCCATGCAGTTATGAGTTACAGGCGGAGGACCAAGCCTTCTGGTCTTGGCCTTAA
- the LOC122001296 gene encoding homeobox-leucine zipper protein HAT5-like isoform X1, with the protein MAGRRIDSSGSMSVLFEHGRTYKNGDHKALLAGGCNERYYTSGSQFTMRSDETQGRYIKFDIYETDSDEFTPKLGKKRRLAIDQVRLLEKNFELENKLEPERKLQLANDLGLEPRQVAIWFQNRRARSKTKHLEKEYESLKSSYDTLKVDHDNLAKENEKLKSEVVFLTNKLLLKEEENFNSVNTMNALHSVDKDKTFGYGFLRPDHNPCSYELQAEDQAFWSWP; encoded by the exons ATGGCCGGAAGAAGAATTGATAGCAGTGGTAGCATGTCAGTTTTGTTTGAGCATGGAAGGACCTATAAAAATGGAGATCATAAGGCACTTCTTGCTGGTGGATGCAATG AACGATACTACACTTCAGGTTCACAGTTCACGATGAGATCCGATGAGACACAAGGAAGATATATCAAATTTGACATATACGAAACTGATTCGGATGAGTTCACTCCAAAATTGGGTAAAAAGAGGAGGCTGGCGATCGATCAAGTGCGGTTGCTCGAGAAGAACTTTGAACTGGAAAACAAGCTGGAGCCAGAGAGGAAACTGCAGCTGGCCAATGACCTCGGCCTGGAACCAAGACAGGTAGCCATATGGTTCCAGAATCGACGTGCTCGATCGAAGACCAAGCATCTCGAAAAGGAGTATGAATCCCTCAAGTCTAGCTACGACACGCTCAAGGTCGATCATGATAACCTGGCCAAGGAGAATGAGAAACTCAAGTCTGAGGTGGTTTTCCTCACCAACAAGCTTCTCTTGAAAGAGGAGGAGAACTTCAACTCTGTCAACACCATGAATGCCCTCCATTCGGTCGACAAGGATAAGACTTTTGGTTATGGCTTCCTCAGGCCAGATCACAATCCATGCAGTTATGAGTTACAGGCGGAGGACCAAGCCTTCTGGTCTTGGCCTTAA